The proteins below come from a single Eucalyptus grandis isolate ANBG69807.140 chromosome 3, ASM1654582v1, whole genome shotgun sequence genomic window:
- the LOC108958704 gene encoding uncharacterized protein LOC108958704 isoform X1 codes for MIIMELPNFILQLKSLEILRFPLWPFNVKEYSYYHWQFTCGISTLVNLRELDPSRRNRMKCEILVEKEDILFVGIPKTINTFHDLHILDFTDCHETQELMELPTSLTYLHLRHTSLLGLPGPSRLTNLVNLLLRDGSDYEGKSKLIPGSDLRGIVNLSRLKWVELRLLNVPANPQLSYPSQPQEIVLGHLDSKPPVQLPSSNWRWRNLSTLEIYGCEVEDISLDGLSQLENLSVSGCERLQRFSIPLELRKLWQARVKSCQDLVEIQFVDVSNSLEDLTVSGCKSPTIISGLSYLKNLERLVIHFCDVLINVEALNELESLKELSVCWCFSLRWLIDASCTKIPDDCIVHISWCGYFIKNSKYIDDSPRLKHYKKEILQNTSKKDSFTIRFHLGVKDPGERNFGSVRGIEREKKDVDPDSLTYEGLIANVKSFGFRFKRMWHETKDDYPIPREIKSDGDVNDMLDMACREGFIIHLYVEGGVDSEWEGEYDEEMMKMLREERRMKTDVYSNEDGAKGDVSCPNGDSNTAPVGGESETHGNSSADDSELGQGNAECFEATTSIAKEDLDTVKKQVELHENLEMGKQ; via the exons ATGATAATAATGGAACTTCCCAACTTCATTTTACAGTTAAAATCATTAGAGATCTTGCGCTTTCCATTATGGCCATTCAATGTCAAGGAGTACTCTTATTATCATTGGCAATTCACTTGTGGCATCAGCACCTTGGTAAATCTTAGAGAGCTGGATCCCTCTAGGCGTAATAGAATGAAATGTGAAATTCTCGTtgaaaaggaagacattctttttgttggaattccaaagacaaTCAACACGTTTCATGACCTCCACATCCTAGACTTTACCGATTGTCATGAGACTCAAGAGTTAATGGAGCTTCCCACAAGTTTGACCTATCTACATCTTCGACACACATCATTGCTTGGATTGCCTGGCCCGTCACGACTCACTAATTTGGTTAATCTGCTACTACGCGATGGCTCTGATTATGAAGGCAAATCAAAGCTAATCCCAGGATCGGACTTAAGGGGGATTGTGAATTTATCTAGACTGAAATGGGTGGAGTTAAGACTGCTGAACGTCCCTGCAAATCCACAATTGAGTTATCCTTCTCAACCACAAGAGATTGTTTTGGGACACTTGGACTCAAAACCCCCTGTGCAGCTTCCATCCTCCAACTGGAGGTGGAGAAATTTGTCAACTTTAGAGATCTATGGTTGCGAAGTGGAAGACATTTCGCTAGATGGACTATCACAATTGGAGAACTTAAGTGTTTCTGGATGTGAACGGCTTCAGAGATTCTCCATTCCTTTAGAATTAAGGAAGCTGTGGCAAGCGAGGGTGAAATCTTGTCAAGACCTAGTTGAGATACAATTTGTGGATGTTTCAAATTCATTGGAAGACTTGACTGTCAGTGGTTGCAAATCTCCGACAATAATAAGTGGGTTATCATACTTGAAGAACCTGGAGAGATTGGTAATTCATTTTTGCGATGTACTTATTAATGTTGAGGCCCTAAACGAGCTGGAGTCTCTGAAAGAGTTGTCGGTCTGCTGGTGCTTCTCATTGAGATGGTTGATTGATGCATCTTGCACAAAAATACCAGATGATTGCATCGTCCATATAAGCTGGTGTGGATACTTtatcaaaaattctaaatatattgatgacaGTCCGCGTTTGAAGCATTACAAAAAGGAGATCCTCCAGAATACATCAAAGAAG GATTCCTTCACAATCCGATTTCACCTCGGAGTAAAGGACCCTGGTGAACGGAATTTTGGGTCTGTTCGtggaatagagagagaaaagaaagatgtCGACCCCGATTCATTGACATATGAAGGATTGATTGCTAACGTGAAAAGTTTCGGCTTTCGTTTCAAGAGAATGTGGCATGAGACCAAGGATGATTACCCAATACCAAGGGAGATCAAGAGTGATGGGGATGTGAATGATATGTTGGACATGGCATGTCGAGAAGGATTCATTATTCATTTGTACGTTGAGGGAGGGGTCGATAGTGAATGGGAGGGAGAATACGAtgaggagatgatgaagatgttaAGGGAGGAACGGAGAATGAAGACTGACGTGTATTCCAATGAGGATGGGGCTAAAGGGGACGTTTCATGTCCTAATGGAGACTCAAACACTGCACCTGTGGGTGGTGAAAGCGAAACTCATGGCAACTCCTCCGCTGATGATTCCGAGTTAGGGCAGGGCAATGCTGAATGCTTTGAGGCTACGACGTCAATTGCAAAAGAAGATTTAGACACTGTTAAAAAACAGGTGGAGCTTCACGAAAATCTAGAGATGGGGAAACAATAA
- the LOC108958704 gene encoding uncharacterized protein LOC108958704 isoform X2, whose amino-acid sequence MIIMELPNFILQLKSLEILRFPLWPFNVKEYSYYHWQFTCGISTLVNLRELDPSRRNRMKCEILVEKEDILFVGIPKTINTFHDLHILDFTDCHETQELMELPTSLTYLHLRHTSLLGLPGPSRLTNLVNLLLRDGSDYEGKSKLIPGSDLRGIVNLSRLKWVELRLLNVPANPQLSYPSQPQEIVLGHLDSKPPVQLPSSNWRWRNLSTLEIYGCEVEDISLDGLSQLENLSVSGCERLQRFSIPLELRKLWQARVKSCQDLVEIQFVDVSNSLEDLTVSGCKSPTIISGLSYLKNLERLVIHFCDVLINVEALNELESLKELSVCWCFSLRWLIDASCTKIPDDCIVHISWCGYFIKNSKYIDDSPRLKHYKKEILQNTSKKSCQLKSTSAKHGKRQRDDDHASHANTTTKNSTRGQQSGIPQHVTRTTRQAAKKPPVEVAALSVEAVGPSRKKKKKQQAGQSYKKKCQAYERHNWRDK is encoded by the exons ATGATAATAATGGAACTTCCCAACTTCATTTTACAGTTAAAATCATTAGAGATCTTGCGCTTTCCATTATGGCCATTCAATGTCAAGGAGTACTCTTATTATCATTGGCAATTCACTTGTGGCATCAGCACCTTGGTAAATCTTAGAGAGCTGGATCCCTCTAGGCGTAATAGAATGAAATGTGAAATTCTCGTtgaaaaggaagacattctttttgttggaattccaaagacaaTCAACACGTTTCATGACCTCCACATCCTAGACTTTACCGATTGTCATGAGACTCAAGAGTTAATGGAGCTTCCCACAAGTTTGACCTATCTACATCTTCGACACACATCATTGCTTGGATTGCCTGGCCCGTCACGACTCACTAATTTGGTTAATCTGCTACTACGCGATGGCTCTGATTATGAAGGCAAATCAAAGCTAATCCCAGGATCGGACTTAAGGGGGATTGTGAATTTATCTAGACTGAAATGGGTGGAGTTAAGACTGCTGAACGTCCCTGCAAATCCACAATTGAGTTATCCTTCTCAACCACAAGAGATTGTTTTGGGACACTTGGACTCAAAACCCCCTGTGCAGCTTCCATCCTCCAACTGGAGGTGGAGAAATTTGTCAACTTTAGAGATCTATGGTTGCGAAGTGGAAGACATTTCGCTAGATGGACTATCACAATTGGAGAACTTAAGTGTTTCTGGATGTGAACGGCTTCAGAGATTCTCCATTCCTTTAGAATTAAGGAAGCTGTGGCAAGCGAGGGTGAAATCTTGTCAAGACCTAGTTGAGATACAATTTGTGGATGTTTCAAATTCATTGGAAGACTTGACTGTCAGTGGTTGCAAATCTCCGACAATAATAAGTGGGTTATCATACTTGAAGAACCTGGAGAGATTGGTAATTCATTTTTGCGATGTACTTATTAATGTTGAGGCCCTAAACGAGCTGGAGTCTCTGAAAGAGTTGTCGGTCTGCTGGTGCTTCTCATTGAGATGGTTGATTGATGCATCTTGCACAAAAATACCAGATGATTGCATCGTCCATATAAGCTGGTGTGGATACTTtatcaaaaattctaaatatattgatgacaGTCCGCGTTTGAAGCATTACAAAAAGGAGATCCTCCAGAATACATCAAAGAAG TCATGTCAGCTCAAGAGTACAAGTGCTAAACACGGCAAGAGGCAGAGAGATGATGATCATGCAAGCCACGCCAACACCACAACAAAGAACTCAACTCGTGGCCAGCAGAGTGGCATTCCCCAGCATGTTACAAGGACAACAAGACAAGCAGCAAAAAAACCACCAGTTGAAGTAGCAGCACTTTCCGTTGAAGCTGTAGGCCCAtctagaaagaagaaaaagaaacagcaaGCAGGCCAATCCTATAAGAAGAAGTGCCAGGCTTATGAAAGGCACAACTGGAGGGACAAGTGA